One region of Candidatus Omnitrophota bacterium genomic DNA includes:
- a CDS encoding FAD-dependent oxidoreductase — protein sequence MIYDLIIIGAGPAGITAAVYAARKRMSFIVITGDVGGQAAWSGDIENYTGYQFITGPDLVGKFEEHMRKYGITVRENEPAVDIVRAGGVIRVKTAKAQYEAKAVIIASGKVSKELGVPGEKEFKNRGLTYCATCDGPLFAGKDVAVIGGGNSALDAALQLMKIAARVYVVNATSALGGDAVMREKVEASDKVTVRNDAQVTAVSGDKFVTGIKIKRGGKIEDIPVGGVFVEIGLLPNSEFARTIEKNARGEIKINCRNETNIPGVFAAGDVTDVPEKQIVIAAGEGSKAALAAFKYINQSK from the coding sequence ATGATCTACGATCTGATCATTATAGGCGCGGGCCCTGCCGGTATTACCGCGGCGGTATACGCCGCCCGTAAGCGGATGAGTTTTATCGTCATCACCGGCGATGTCGGCGGCCAGGCGGCCTGGTCGGGCGATATCGAAAATTATACGGGTTACCAGTTCATTACAGGCCCGGACCTTGTCGGCAAGTTCGAAGAGCATATGCGTAAATACGGCATTACCGTCAGGGAAAACGAGCCTGCAGTTGATATTGTCAGGGCGGGAGGCGTGATACGCGTGAAGACCGCGAAGGCCCAGTACGAGGCGAAGGCGGTTATAATAGCGTCGGGCAAAGTTTCCAAAGAGCTCGGTGTCCCGGGTGAGAAGGAATTCAAGAACAGGGGGCTTACCTACTGCGCCACCTGCGACGGCCCGCTATTCGCCGGCAAGGATGTGGCGGTCATAGGCGGCGGCAACTCCGCGCTGGATGCCGCGCTTCAGCTGATGAAGATAGCCGCCCGGGTCTATGTCGTGAACGCTACCTCCGCGCTGGGCGGTGACGCGGTGATGCGCGAAAAAGTGGAAGCGAGCGATAAGGTTACGGTGCGAAACGACGCGCAGGTGACGGCCGTATCGGGCGATAAGTTCGTAACCGGCATAAAGATAAAGCGCGGCGGCAAGATCGAGGATATCCCGGTGGGCGGGGTATTCGTGGAGATAGGGCTTCTGCCCAATTCCGAGTTCGCCCGCACGATAGAGAAGAACGCGCGCGGCGAGATAAAGATTAATTGCAGAAATGAGACCAATATTCCCGGGGTGTTCGCGGCAGGGGATGTTACCGATGTTCCCGAAAAACAGATAGTCATAGCGGCAGGAGAAGGGTCTAAGGCCGCCCTCGCCGCTTTCAAATATATAAACCAGAGCAAATAA
- a CDS encoding 2-oxoacid:acceptor oxidoreductase subunit alpha yields MEDFSILIGGKAGFGIDKAGLIIANILNRLGYRLYIYRDYPSLIRGGHTFSIIRAARRKIYSHKDKVEILLAFNQETFDLHKNRLTDNAMVIYDAGVVKVDGLGGANKIVMVPAANILKEELAPEITRNSCSIGALCKAVDMPWDLLDKEFRNSFSSEADINLKVARRGYDAVEKVYRIEPTGQEPLPVFTGNEAIGLGLVMGGLDTYISYPMTPTSPILHFLASRSGEFSLKVIHPESEIAVILMALGAAYCGEKTAVGTSGGGFCLMTEGVSFSAMAELPVVIVLGQRPGPSTGLPTYSSQTELHFALNAGQGEFARLVLAPGDAEEAYYLAQVALKLARKYRMPAIILSDKNMGEGVYSFDADLSPEVRIDDDVSWDGKKLMFVPGKDNVIKVNSYEHDEAGLTIEDPALTAKMQERRLQKGNRLAEELEQCEMVKTYGNKDSDIAVICWGSNKGVCVEAAGRMGLKVIQPLYMSPFPAMQMERAMKGVRKLLAVESNATAQLVKLMNLHALGVDKEILKYDGRPFSVDELERKLREAIA; encoded by the coding sequence GTGGAAGACTTCTCGATCCTTATCGGCGGCAAGGCCGGCTTCGGAATAGATAAAGCCGGACTTATAATAGCGAATATATTGAACCGGCTCGGTTACCGGTTGTATATATACCGCGATTATCCTTCATTGATACGCGGCGGACACACTTTTTCCATAATAAGAGCCGCGCGCCGCAAAATATATTCGCATAAAGATAAGGTGGAGATACTCCTCGCTTTCAACCAGGAGACATTCGATCTGCACAAGAACAGATTGACCGACAATGCCATGGTGATTTATGACGCCGGTGTAGTGAAAGTTGACGGTCTGGGTGGGGCGAACAAGATCGTGATGGTTCCCGCGGCGAATATATTAAAGGAAGAGCTTGCCCCGGAGATAACGCGTAATTCATGCAGTATAGGGGCGTTGTGCAAGGCGGTGGATATGCCGTGGGATCTGCTCGATAAGGAATTCAGGAATAGTTTCTCCTCGGAGGCGGATATTAACTTAAAGGTTGCCCGCCGGGGATACGACGCTGTCGAGAAGGTATACAGGATAGAGCCGACGGGGCAGGAGCCCCTTCCCGTATTCACCGGCAACGAAGCTATAGGGCTCGGCCTGGTCATGGGCGGACTCGACACCTACATCTCTTATCCGATGACGCCTACTTCGCCGATACTCCATTTCCTGGCGAGCCGCTCCGGAGAGTTTTCGCTTAAAGTGATCCATCCGGAGAGCGAGATCGCCGTGATATTGATGGCGCTCGGCGCCGCGTACTGCGGCGAGAAGACGGCGGTCGGGACCTCCGGCGGCGGATTTTGCCTGATGACGGAGGGAGTAAGCTTTTCGGCGATGGCGGAACTGCCGGTGGTGATAGTTCTGGGCCAGCGGCCCGGCCCATCGACGGGCCTGCCCACATACAGTTCGCAGACGGAACTGCATTTCGCGCTTAACGCGGGACAGGGAGAGTTCGCGCGCCTTGTTCTCGCGCCCGGTGACGCGGAGGAAGCGTATTATCTGGCGCAGGTCGCCTTGAAACTTGCGCGGAAGTATCGCATGCCGGCCATAATATTAAGCGATAAGAATATGGGGGAAGGGGTATATAGTTTTGACGCTGACTTATCGCCCGAGGTAAGGATAGATGACGATGTATCCTGGGACGGGAAAAAGCTCATGTTCGTCCCGGGAAAAGATAACGTTATAAAAGTGAATAGTTACGAACACGATGAGGCGGGGCTAACTATAGAAGACCCGGCCCTGACAGCTAAGATGCAGGAACGGCGTTTGCAAAAAGGCAATCGCCTGGCGGAAGAGCTTGAGCAGTGCGAAATGGTAAAGACTTACGGTAACAAAGATTCGGATATCGCCGTCATATGCTGGGGCTCGAATAAAGGTGTGTGCGTAGAGGCCGCCGGGCGCATGGGGTTAAAAGTCATCCAGCCGCTCTATATGTCACCGTTCCCGGCCATGCAGATGGAGCGGGCGATGAAAGGCGTCAGGAAGCTTTTGGCCGTCGAGTCGAATGCGACCGCCCAGCTTGTAAAGCTGATGAATCTTCACGCTCTCGGCGTGGATAAAGAGATATTAAAATACGACGGAAGGCCTTTTAGCGTGGACGAGCTGGAAAGAAAACTTCGGGAGGCGATAGCGTGA
- the tpiA gene encoding triose-phosphate isomerase, giving the protein MRRIIIAGNWKMNKNIAESIDLANSVKRLLYDTEGIEIVVCPPFVSLSDVNEVVMESNIGLGAQDVYWEKEGAFTGEVSCGMLKSAACGYCIVGHSERRQFFGETNTMVNKKAKALLAAGIKPIVCVGEKLEDRKANKTFNVIKDHIAGSLAGLTKEDMESVIIAYEPVWAIGTGVNATKEQAQEVHKYIRGLIKEMFDDSVAKSVRIQYGGSVKPENAKELMSQEDVDGALVGGASLKAETFAQIVRNCL; this is encoded by the coding sequence ATGAGACGGATAATAATCGCGGGTAACTGGAAGATGAATAAGAACATAGCGGAATCGATCGATCTTGCCAATTCCGTAAAGAGGCTATTATACGATACCGAAGGCATAGAGATAGTGGTATGTCCGCCATTCGTATCCTTGAGCGATGTCAATGAGGTCGTCATGGAATCGAATATCGGCCTCGGAGCGCAGGATGTTTACTGGGAGAAGGAAGGCGCGTTCACGGGCGAGGTATCCTGCGGAATGCTGAAGAGCGCCGCCTGCGGATACTGCATAGTGGGGCATTCGGAGAGAAGGCAGTTTTTCGGCGAGACGAATACTATGGTAAATAAAAAGGCAAAAGCTCTTCTGGCCGCGGGCATTAAACCTATCGTTTGTGTCGGGGAGAAGCTCGAAGATAGAAAAGCCAATAAAACATTCAATGTAATAAAGGATCATATTGCCGGTTCGCTTGCCGGATTAACGAAAGAGGACATGGAGAGCGTAATCATAGCTTACGAGCCGGTCTGGGCGATAGGAACCGGTGTTAACGCTACCAAGGAGCAGGCCCAGGAAGTACATAAATATATACGCGGCCTCATAAAAGAGATGTTCGATGATTCCGTCGCGAAATCCGTGAGGATACAATACGGCGGTAGTGTGAAGCCGGAGAACGCGAAGGAACTTATGTCGCAGGAAGATGTCGACGGTGCGCTTGTAGGCGGGGCGAGCCTGAAGGCGGAGACATTCGCCCAGATAGTGCGTAACTGTTTATAA
- a CDS encoding thiamine pyrophosphate-dependent enzyme — MKGLDTKAVNTWCLGCGNFSILNAMKSVLASFVDEGLPVENVVLVSGIGCHAKIVDYVNVNSFYSLHGRVIPPATGIKIANPALKVIGHSGDGDAYGEGLEHLIFAAKRNVDMTVIIHNNRVYGLTTGQYTPTSPYGYKGRSTPSGAKEMPINPMDLLLASGATFLARGTSHGIELLKKIFREAILHKGFSLVDVLQVCVTYCNLYEYYDKRVYELSGHNPYDYASAEAKIREWDYNKDGKIALGVFYKKEAPVFEDSFNVKKMPIDERRRKVEATVKGRP; from the coding sequence GTGAAAGGCCTTGATACGAAAGCCGTTAATACATGGTGCCTGGGATGCGGTAACTTCTCCATATTGAACGCGATGAAGTCCGTGCTCGCGTCTTTTGTCGACGAAGGACTGCCAGTAGAGAATGTCGTGCTCGTCTCCGGCATCGGCTGTCATGCCAAGATAGTCGATTATGTCAACGTAAACAGTTTCTATTCACTGCATGGCCGCGTCATTCCGCCGGCCACAGGGATAAAGATAGCGAATCCCGCCCTCAAGGTCATAGGCCACTCCGGCGACGGAGACGCTTACGGTGAAGGGCTGGAGCACCTGATATTTGCCGCGAAGCGTAATGTGGACATGACGGTCATAATACACAATAACAGGGTGTACGGCCTGACCACAGGGCAATATACCCCGACTTCTCCATACGGATATAAGGGGCGTTCCACTCCATCGGGGGCTAAGGAGATGCCGATAAATCCGATGGATCTTCTTTTAGCGTCCGGGGCGACATTTTTGGCGCGAGGTACGTCGCACGGGATCGAGCTTTTAAAGAAAATATTCAGAGAAGCGATATTGCACAAAGGTTTTTCGCTCGTTGATGTTCTGCAGGTTTGCGTTACATATTGCAACCTGTACGAATATTACGATAAACGTGTTTATGAATTAAGCGGGCACAATCCGTATGATTACGCCTCGGCGGAGGCTAAGATACGGGAGTGGGATTATAATAAGGACGGCAAGATAGCGTTGGGCGTATTTTATAAAAAAGAAGCGCCGGTTTTTGAAGATAGTTTTAACGTTAAGAAAATGCCAATAGACGAAAGACGCCGCAAAGTAGAGGCGACGGTGAAAGGCAGACCATGA
- a CDS encoding flavodoxin domain-containing protein, which produces MKPLEIKKGIYSVGVVDWNIRNFHGHTYTTKRGTTYNAYLIVDEKIALVDTVLGSFAGELIENIKAIIPPEKIDYVIANHVERDHSSAMPALMKLCPKAKVYGTQKCKEGLYKNYYENWDFQAVKTGDKLKLGKRTLTFIEAPMIHWPDSMFTYCAEEELLMSNDAFGQHLASGGRFDDEVDECALMDEAAKYYGNILWPLSSLILRKIEDIVKMGVPIKMIAPSHGVIWRRSPGKIIDSYVRWAKNTTKPKVVIVYETMWGATEKMARKIAEALIDSGVEIKLFDIAVSDGTEVIKEMLDARGFIIGSSTHDNDMLTTIAGFLEFLKGLKPKGRIAAAFGSYGWSGGAVASIENLLKEGGMEIAQPGVSAKFMPDENEIKTAYQFGKDFAGRIK; this is translated from the coding sequence GTGAAACCGCTTGAGATAAAGAAAGGCATATATTCCGTCGGAGTAGTTGACTGGAACATCAGAAATTTCCACGGGCACACGTACACGACGAAAAGAGGCACGACCTATAACGCCTACCTGATCGTTGATGAGAAGATTGCCCTGGTGGATACGGTACTCGGTTCATTCGCCGGGGAATTGATCGAGAATATAAAAGCTATAATTCCTCCGGAGAAGATAGATTACGTTATCGCGAACCATGTCGAGAGGGACCATTCGAGCGCCATGCCGGCGCTTATGAAATTATGCCCGAAGGCGAAAGTTTACGGTACACAGAAATGCAAAGAAGGGTTGTACAAAAATTATTATGAGAATTGGGATTTTCAGGCGGTCAAAACCGGCGACAAATTAAAACTGGGCAAAAGGACGCTCACTTTTATCGAAGCGCCGATGATACATTGGCCGGACAGCATGTTTACATATTGCGCCGAGGAAGAACTTCTTATGTCGAATGACGCGTTCGGACAGCACCTGGCGTCCGGCGGGCGATTTGACGATGAGGTCGATGAGTGCGCGTTGATGGATGAGGCGGCAAAGTATTACGGGAATATCCTCTGGCCGTTGAGCTCGCTAATTTTAAGAAAAATAGAGGATATTGTGAAGATGGGTGTCCCGATAAAGATGATAGCTCCAAGCCACGGTGTTATATGGCGCCGCAGTCCGGGAAAGATAATCGATTCGTATGTCCGCTGGGCGAAGAATACGACTAAGCCAAAAGTGGTTATCGTCTACGAGACGATGTGGGGCGCTACCGAAAAGATGGCGCGGAAGATAGCGGAGGCGCTCATAGATTCCGGCGTTGAGATTAAGCTTTTCGACATAGCGGTCTCCGACGGTACGGAAGTCATAAAGGAGATGCTTGATGCCAGAGGTTTCATCATAGGCTCGTCCACGCACGATAACGATATGCTCACGACGATCGCGGGATTTCTCGAATTCCTGAAGGGATTGAAGCCTAAAGGCAGGATCGCGGCCGCATTCGGTTCGTACGGCTGGTCCGGAGGAGCCGTAGCTTCTATCGAAAATCTGTTAAAAGAGGGAGGAATGGAAATAGCGCAACCCGGCGTATCGGCGAAATTCATGCCGGATGAAAATGAGATAAAAACCGCATACCAATTTGGCAAAGATTTCGCGGGCAGGATAAAGTGA
- a CDS encoding HAD-IA family hydrolase: MQIKVNTIFFDIDGTLIDARQDIVNAMNHALRQMGFPEKSFGSIVSYVGTGVKDLVARSLDSDDAGLIDKAAGMYSDYYMAHPADKAYLYPHAKEILEYFKNKRKIILTNRYARFADAVLKALGIRDYFEDIIGGDDENCIKPSACVLDPYVARLGIAKPEALIVGDMAIDVETGKNSGIKTCWIRHGLGKAADVEPLKPDFTIDDLAELKNIII, encoded by the coding sequence TTGCAAATTAAAGTAAACACCATCTTCTTTGACATCGACGGCACTCTCATTGACGCAAGGCAGGATATCGTTAACGCGATGAACCACGCCCTCCGGCAAATGGGCTTTCCCGAGAAATCCTTCGGCAGTATAGTCTCTTATGTCGGCACCGGGGTAAAAGACCTGGTTGCCAGGAGCCTCGATTCGGACGATGCCGGACTAATCGATAAGGCGGCCGGGATGTACAGCGATTATTATATGGCGCATCCCGCGGATAAGGCGTATCTCTACCCACACGCCAAAGAGATACTTGAATATTTCAAAAATAAACGAAAGATCATTCTTACCAATAGATACGCGAGATTTGCCGACGCCGTGCTTAAGGCGCTCGGCATACGTGATTACTTCGAGGATATTATCGGCGGCGATGATGAGAATTGCATTAAACCATCCGCATGCGTACTGGATCCGTATGTCGCGCGGTTGGGCATAGCCAAGCCAGAGGCGCTCATAGTAGGCGACATGGCTATCGATGTCGAAACCGGCAAGAACTCGGGGATCAAGACCTGCTGGATACGCCACGGACTGGGTAAGGCCGCGGACGTCGAACCGCTTAAGCCGGATTTCACGATAGACGATCTCGCGGAGTTGAAAAACATAATAATATAG
- a CDS encoding N-glycosylase/DNA lyase produces the protein MDNSIRALKEAHKSLRPQIKKRLAEFRHIHKASDEEIFPELCYCILTANANAVKCDLAISELKKRGLLLKGTAARIRPHIKGRARFHNKKAEYIIGARKIFSGGGAIDIKRHIKPKDVFKVREWLVENIKGFGYKEASHFLRNIGLGRDIAILDRHILANLKKYGVIARVPDSVGARSVYLEIEDKMRAFSKKVGIPLEHMDLLFWAMQTGFVFK, from the coding sequence ATGGATAACTCCATCCGCGCCCTCAAAGAAGCGCATAAAAGTCTCCGTCCACAAATAAAGAAGCGTCTCGCCGAATTCCGGCATATCCATAAAGCAAGCGACGAAGAGATATTCCCCGAACTCTGCTACTGCATCCTTACCGCCAATGCCAACGCCGTTAAATGCGACCTGGCTATAAGTGAACTTAAGAAACGCGGTCTTTTGCTTAAAGGCACGGCCGCCCGTATACGCCCGCACATAAAGGGGCGGGCGAGGTTTCATAATAAGAAAGCCGAGTACATAATAGGCGCCAGGAAGATTTTTTCCGGCGGCGGCGCTATCGATATTAAACGGCACATAAAACCTAAAGATGTTTTTAAAGTACGTGAATGGCTGGTCGAGAATATAAAGGGCTTCGGATATAAGGAGGCGAGCCATTTTTTGCGCAATATCGGCTTAGGGCGGGACATAGCCATATTGGACAGGCATATTTTAGCCAATCTTAAAAAATACGGGGTGATCGCCCGCGTGCCGGATTCCGTCGGCGCAAGGAGTGTCTATCTTGAGATAGAAGACAAGATGAGGGCCTTCTCAAAGAAGGTCGGGATACCCCTTGAGCACATGGATTTACTCTTCTGGGCCATGCAGACAGGATTTGTATTTAAATAA
- a CDS encoding phosphoglycerate kinase has product MAKKTIKDVDLKGKRALIRVDFNVPLDDNLNITDDIRIRSAVPTIKYALDKGAKVILMSHLGRPDGKPDEALRLSPAAKRLRELLGRPVTALKDCVGSDVEKAVSDMKPGDVILLENLRFHAEEEKNDPAFAKKLASLGDVFINDAFGTAHRAHASTEGVTHYLPSVAGFLLEKEIQYLGNTVADPKRPFVAILGGAKVKDKIKVIDNLLDKVDALLIGGGMAYTFLKAQGKTIGSSKLDKDGLETAKNALDKATKKKIPILLPVDNVIADKFDANAETQIVGENIPDGWMGLDIGPKTIKLFEDKLKTAKTILWNGPVGVFEMDKFAKGTEEVAKFIAGLKGAISIIGGGDTAAAMAKFKVDGKMTHISTGGGASLEYLEGRGLPGIDALMDKGCSCCSCGGAK; this is encoded by the coding sequence ATGGCAAAGAAGACGATAAAAGACGTGGATTTAAAGGGCAAGAGGGCTCTTATCCGGGTCGATTTTAACGTTCCCCTCGATGACAATCTGAATATAACCGACGATATAAGGATACGGTCAGCCGTTCCTACTATAAAATACGCGTTGGATAAAGGCGCAAAAGTCATTCTCATGAGCCATCTCGGCAGGCCGGATGGAAAGCCGGACGAGGCTCTGCGGTTGTCTCCTGCGGCAAAACGTCTGCGGGAACTTCTTGGTAGGCCCGTTACCGCTCTTAAAGATTGCGTAGGCAGTGATGTGGAAAAAGCGGTTTCGGACATGAAGCCCGGCGATGTTATATTGCTCGAGAATTTGAGGTTCCACGCCGAAGAAGAGAAGAACGACCCCGCCTTCGCTAAAAAGCTCGCGTCCTTAGGCGACGTATTTATCAACGACGCGTTCGGCACAGCCCACAGGGCGCATGCGTCGACGGAAGGAGTTACGCACTACCTGCCGTCTGTTGCCGGGTTCCTATTGGAGAAAGAGATACAGTATCTCGGCAATACCGTTGCCGATCCGAAGAGGCCGTTCGTCGCGATACTCGGCGGAGCGAAGGTCAAAGACAAGATAAAGGTTATAGATAATCTGCTCGATAAGGTCGACGCGCTTCTTATAGGCGGCGGCATGGCGTACACATTCCTGAAAGCGCAGGGCAAGACTATAGGTTCTTCCAAGCTGGATAAAGACGGCCTCGAGACGGCTAAGAACGCGCTCGATAAAGCCACTAAAAAGAAGATACCGATATTGCTTCCTGTCGACAACGTCATCGCGGATAAATTTGACGCGAATGCCGAAACACAGATCGTCGGTGAGAATATACCGGACGGATGGATGGGGCTCGACATAGGCCCGAAGACGATAAAGCTTTTTGAAGACAAGCTGAAAACCGCCAAAACCATTCTATGGAACGGGCCGGTCGGCGTATTCGAAATGGATAAGTTTGCCAAAGGTACCGAAGAAGTCGCGAAGTTCATAGCGGGCCTTAAAGGCGCTATTTCTATTATAGGCGGCGGAGACACGGCCGCGGCCATGGCTAAGTTCAAAGTTGACGGCAAAATGACACACATATCGACGGGCGGCGGCGCTTCGCTGGAATATCTCGAAGGGCGCGGCCTTCCGGGGATAGACGCGCTGATGGATAAAGGCTGTTCCTGCTGTAGTTGCGGAGGGGCGAAATAA
- the secG gene encoding preprotein translocase subunit SecG gives MLYGLVIAIHVIASLVLIAVILLQAGRGGGLSETFGGSSTQTLFGTKTSVFLARATAASAIIYIITCLALAVMTSHQSKSLVSQGTTMPMPVQGGANPLADEPMDF, from the coding sequence ATGTTATACGGGTTGGTCATTGCGATACACGTGATAGCGTCGTTGGTGCTGATAGCCGTTATATTACTGCAGGCGGGCCGCGGCGGTGGGTTAAGCGAAACATTCGGCGGTAGCTCGACACAGACGCTTTTCGGCACGAAGACGTCGGTTTTCTTGGCGCGCGCTACGGCGGCCTCGGCGATAATTTATATAATTACATGCCTTGCGCTGGCAGTCATGACGAGCCACCAGAGCAAATCTCTGGTGTCGCAGGGTACCACGATGCCTATGCCTGTCCAGGGCGGCGCAAATCCTTTAGCCGACGAGCCGATGGATTTCTAA
- a CDS encoding class II SORL domain-containing protein yields MAQLNEIFQSADWKKEKHIPVIDAPADVKKGEFFRISVCVGKEIAHPNTTAHHIMWIAVFFLPDGEKFPYQIGRAEFDAHGASTLGADTSTVFTHSEAVLSMKTDKPGTIMATSYCNIHGLWQDSKKIGVK; encoded by the coding sequence ATGGCTCAGTTAAACGAAATATTCCAGTCGGCTGATTGGAAAAAAGAGAAACACATCCCGGTTATCGACGCGCCCGCCGATGTAAAAAAGGGCGAGTTTTTTCGCATATCGGTATGTGTGGGCAAGGAGATAGCGCATCCTAACACGACCGCTCACCACATAATGTGGATAGCGGTATTCTTTTTGCCGGACGGTGAAAAGTTCCCGTACCAGATAGGCAGGGCTGAGTTTGACGCGCATGGCGCGTCTACACTCGGCGCGGATACGAGCACTGTATTTACCCATTCCGAGGCTGTATTGTCCATGAAGACGGACAAGCCCGGAACCATTATGGCTACCTCGTATTGCAATATACACGGCCTATGGCAGGATTCGAAGAAAATAGGGGTGAAGTAA
- a CDS encoding flavin reductase family protein, translated as MTDPNVLHNLSYGMYIVSSYNSDKLNGQIANTVFQITSEPVTIAVSINKKNLTHELIETSGVFTVSVLGEDAPLEFIGRFGFRTGRKEDKFSGISFKTLESGCPVVLEHSICYVAAEVTGRLDCLTHTLFLGKMTASEMLKQANPMTYAYYHMVKHGSTPRSAPTFIKGETIDKK; from the coding sequence ATGACGGATCCGAACGTTCTGCACAACTTAAGCTACGGAATGTATATCGTCTCATCTTATAATAGCGATAAGCTAAACGGCCAGATCGCGAATACGGTCTTCCAGATAACGAGCGAACCGGTTACGATAGCGGTAAGTATAAATAAGAAGAACCTGACGCATGAGCTTATAGAGACCAGCGGTGTTTTTACAGTATCTGTACTCGGCGAGGACGCGCCGCTCGAGTTTATAGGCAGATTCGGGTTCAGGACGGGACGGAAAGAGGATAAGTTCAGCGGCATAAGTTTTAAAACACTCGAATCGGGTTGCCCCGTCGTGTTGGAGCATTCCATATGCTATGTCGCCGCAGAGGTTACCGGCAGGCTTGATTGTCTTACCCACACGTTGTTTTTGGGAAAAATGACGGCGTCTGAAATGTTAAAACAGGCCAACCCGATGACATATGCTTATTATCATATGGTCAAACACGGCTCGACGCCCAGATCCGCGCCGACGTTTATTAAGGGCGAGACGATCGATAAAAAGTAA
- a CDS encoding glutaredoxin domain-containing protein, whose amino-acid sequence MKKVTVYSTPTCPFCIRAKQYLKDNNIPFDDIDVSEDEKKAQEMIKRSGQMGVPVIEIDGAIIVGFDKDKIKDALDIK is encoded by the coding sequence ATGAAAAAAGTAACTGTTTACAGCACGCCTACCTGCCCGTTCTGCATACGGGCAAAACAGTACCTTAAAGATAATAATATTCCATTCGACGACATAGATGTCTCCGAGGATGAGAAGAAAGCCCAGGAGATGATAAAGCGCTCGGGCCAGATGGGCGTTCCGGTTATCGAGATAGACGGCGCGATAATCGTAGGATTTGATAAAGATAAGATAAAGGATGCTTTGGATATAAAATGA